In the genome of Bradyrhizobium sp. CB3481, the window AACTTTCGGGAACAACCGTTTCCTTGTTCCGGCGTTGCCGTCCGGATCCTGTGAACGTCGGCGGGAAGGTACGCGTCAGGAAGTTTTCCCGCGGCGCAGGTATCGGCCGTGGGTTCTGGCCCTTTGCGAACAAGTCTGGTATTTGAGCCGCCAAAAGTCGGCCTCATGCGGCGGAAATGTCCGCCGCGCATAGACGCTTTAAAACATTAGCCGGTTTAGCTCAGCGGTAGAGCAGCGGTTTTGTAAACCGAAGGTCGGGAGTTCAATCCTCTCAACCGGCACCACCGCCCAGCCGTTGAGGCGAGACTTCCTCATCCTTCAGTTCTTTTCGTAGCGGTGAAGGCGGCTCGGCAGCTGCCTTCATCGCATTCGATTCGACAAAGGGACGAGGCGCTTTCGATTTCGGTTGTGCGATCTCTCCTCAGATGTGAAGTTCCCTCTGCTTGTCATTTGAAGCATCGGGAGAAATTCTGCCAACCACCGCTCCGGCGCCAGCGCTGCGGAGCCGGTTCGGAAGTGTCGACCTGACAAAGGCTTCCGACTGGTGTTTGATGATCTGATACAGCGAGCAGGGGGCGTATGTTCGGAATTCTGGGGCTGGGGTTTTTGCTGGGCATGCAGCATGCGCTCGAGGCCGATCACATCGCCGCTGTCTCCAGCATCGCCGCGCGCCGCAGCCATGTCGCAGACATCGTCAAGCACGGGCTGACCTGGGGGCTCGGCCACACGCTGACGCTGTTCGTCTTCGCTGGCGCTGCGATCCTGCTGGGCCGCGCGATTCCGGAAACTGTCGCACGGCCGCTCGAGACCGCGGTCGGCTTGATGTTGGTCGGTCTTGGCGTCCATGTGCTGTGGCGCCTGTGGCGCGACCGCGTGCATTTTCACCGGCACGGCCATGCCGACGGCACCGTGCATTTCCATGCCCACAGCCACGCCGGCGAGACCGCGCCGCATGCCCGCAACGTCCATGCGCACGACCACGGCTTCCGCTGGCGCACGCTCCTGGTCGGCCTGATGCACGGCATGGCGGGCTCGGCCGCGCTGCTCGTGCTTGCGGTGACGCAGGCCTCCAGCCCGATGGCCGGGCTCGGCTATATCGCGCTGTTCGGCATCGGCTCGATGATCGGCATGGGGGCGCTGTCGACGGTGATCGCGGTGCCGCTGGCGATCTCGGCCCGCTCGCTCACCTGGGCCAATCGCGCCTTGCAGGGCGCCGTCGGCCTTGCCACCGTCGCGATAGGTATTACGACGGTGGTCGAGACTGTCGCGGCCTGACGCGGCATCGCCGCGGGCGGAAAACGATAAAAAGTTTGGAGAGGAACGAGGGAATGAAGCGTCGAGATTTCCTGGCGGGAAGTGCGGCGTCGTCGCTGGCGGCGATCACGGGCAAGGTGTTCGCGCAGACCGGGCCGCTGACAAAAATCATCTTTCCCTTTGCGGCCGGCGGCGGCGGCGACGCGCTTTGCCGGTTGCTGGCGCAACACATCGCGCCTTCGCTTGACCGCAACATGATCGTGGAAAACCGCACCGGCGGCGACGGCCTGATCGGCATCAAGGCGGTCAAGGGCGCCAGCCCCGACGGCACGACCATTCTCGTCACCACGGGGCCGACGATGTATCTGCTGCCGATGGTCGAGACGACGCCGAGCTTCGACGCGGCAAAGGATTTCGTTCCGGTCAGCCAGCTCGTGCGGTTCGAATTCTGCGTGTTCGTGGGCAAGGCCGTCCCGCCCGAGGTCAAGGATTTCAAGCAATTCGTCGCCTGGCTGAAGGCCAATCCGGATAACGCCACCTTCGGCGTGCCGTCTAACGGCACCATTCCGCATTTCACCGGTTCGCGGCTCGAAGAGGCGCTCGGCCTCAAGCTGACCCGCGTGGCCTATCGCGGCAGCGCGCCGATCATCAACGATCTCGTCGGCGGCCACATGCCGTTCGCGATTTCGACGCTGACCGACGCCATCCCGCAGCATCGCGCGGGCAACATCCGGATTCTCGCGGTCGGCAGCGCGCAGCGTTCGCCGTTCCTGCCCGAGGCGCCGACGCTGCGGGAGAGCGGCGTCGATCTGGTGGCGGATGGCTGGTACGGCATGTGGCTGCCGGCAGGCGCTTCGCCCGACTTTGCGAAGAAGCTGAGCGAGGCGGTCGCCGCCGCGCTTGGCAAGGCCGAGGTCAAGGAAAAGCTTGCGGCAATCGGCCTGATCCCGGTCGGCTCGACGCCGGAGGGCCTGACGCAGGAACTCGCCGCCAACACCGCGTTCTGGCAGCCGATCGTCAAGGCGACGGGGTACAAGATCACGAATTGAACCGAACCGGCATCCAGTCGGTAAAATTGACGCAAGTCACCGGCGGTTCCAGACACTACTTACCTTCGTTAGCGCCCTGAATTCCCACCTGATTTCCATTGCCTCACCTTTGATGGGTTAGAACCTGCCATGCCTTTGCTTTGACTTGATAAGAATCTCCAAGTCTAACTACCATGTCTCTGATGGAAGTTGGGGCATTGAAGCAAATGCGCTGGGTCTTGGATCGACCTGCGGCGCCTGTAGAAAGCAAAAGGGATAAGCACCGCATGGGTTCATATTTTCGGCGGCAGCTTGCGGATTACGTTGAATATCATCGCGACCCCTGGAATTGCGCGATGCACGTCTTCGGCATCCTGTTCTTGTTCCAGGCCGCAGTTCTTCCGCTCAGCTTGTGGCCAATCACAATATTGGGGTTCCAGACCAGCGCGGCGGCCATTGCTGTCATACCGGTGCTCATCTACTGGTTCCTACTCGACTTCGCGCTTGGAGCCGCCATCCTTGCAGCCGCAATCGTGTTGCTTTCGGCGGCTGGCGCGATCGTCGGTCATGTGACGACCGCCGGGATGTGGTCACTGACAGCCGTTCTGATCGTTATTGGTGTCTCGGCGCAGATTGTCGGGCATCGCGTGTTTGAGCAGCGGCAGCCGGCGCTGGTCGATAATCCGACGCACCTCTTGCTTGGACCAATGTTTGTCATGGCGAAGTTGTTTATCGCGCTGGGCTTTCGGCGCGATCTCGCCCTGATCATCCAGGGGCACACGCAAGTCGTACAATCCTGATTGCGAATTTTCAGCTTGAACGCCATTAGCATGACACACGTGCTGGTCACAGGCGGCAGTGGTTTTATCGGAAAGCATCTCGTCGCGGCGTTGATTGCGAAGGGAGAGCGGGTGAGGGCGCTCGACCTTCAGCCGCCGTCTCGCATTCTGCCGCAGGTTGAGCATATCAGCGGATCAGTGCTCGATCGCGACTTGGTGCACCGGGCGATGGAGGGGGTCGAACAAGTCTATCACCTTGCCGGCCTGCCCGGCATGTGGCTACCCCGGAAGGCCGATTTTCACACCGTCAATTGCGGCGGCACCGAGATCGTGATTGAGACGGCGCGTCAGCGCGGCATCAAGCGCTTGCTGCACTGTTCGACGGAATCGATTCTATTCCGTGCCTCACCGTCGATGGTCCCTGTTCCCGATGATGCGTTGCTCCCCGATGACATGCCGGGTCCATATACGCGCTCGAAGATGCTGGCCGATCGTCTCGCCCTGCAGGCGGCCGCCTCCGGTTATCCGGTGGTTATCGGCTGTCCCACCATGCCGATCGGGCCGCACGACCACAATGTTACCCCGCCGACGGCGATGCTCCGGTATTTCCTCGATCGACGCCTTCAACTGCATCTTGATTTCGTCGTGAACCTCGTCGATGTGCGCGACGCGGCCGAAGGGCTGATCCTTGCGATGGAGCGCGGACAGGCCGGACATCGCTACGTTCTCGGCGGCGAAAGCATGCGGCTAGAGCAGATCCTGGAAATCATGGCCGAAATCAGCGGCCGTCGCGCCCGGCGCATTCAGGTGAACGGCAAGGTCGCCGAAATGGTCACGGCCGTGCTGGAATTCATTGCCGATCACGTGACGCGCCGGTCTCCATCCGGCACGGCCGAAGGCGTTCGCATCGCATTGCGAGCGGGGGCCTTGTCGATCGAAAAAGCGCAACGCGAGCTGGGCTATGCGCCAGGCCCGGTCGAGCCCGTGTTGCGGGAAACCATTGCGCATCTGCTTGGTGCAGGTGACAATCAGCGCGAATGGAGTCCAACGGCCAACACGCGCCCTCGGACGTTTGACGCCAAGCCCCGGCTTGACGGCTGACTCGAACCTGATGCGGTCCGCAATATCATGAACAATCTCAGTCAAGGAGTGGCTTTCGTCCTGAGCGGCTGGACAACGACGTGGCCCACGCAGTTGCTCGCCATCATCTGGATCCTGTGGGTGAGCAGCTGGGTCGCGGCGTCATTCTGGTCCGGTCAGACCAAGAAGAATGTGATGAGCTCGGACTCGCTCAAGTACCGCTCCCTCATTTACCTGGGAGCTATACTGTTCTTGCCATTGACCGGAAAGCTCCTGGGGGAAAAGCCGCTCTGGCAGTTTGGCAGCACTGGAATCTACCTGCTGACGTGTCTCGTGCTTGCCGGGATATCGTTCACATGGTGGGGGAGGCTTCATCTCGGAAGGTTCTGGTCGAACGCGATCACGCACAAGGAAGGCCACCAGGTCATTGACACCGGTCCCTACGGGCTGGTGCGGCACCCGATCTATACCGGGCTGATCGCGGGGATGCTGGTAACGGGGATTGCGGTCGGAACCGTGACCGCGATGCTGGGGGCGGCGCTTATCTCGCTCGGCATGGCGCTCAAGGCGCGCATGGAGGAAGGCTTCCTCACGGCTGAACTTGGCGAAGACGCCTATGGCGCATATTGCCGTCGCGTCCCGATGCTGATTCCGTTCACCTGATTGGCTGCATACTACCGCTTCGGTCGCGCCGCCATCGAGGTTGCGACAGGGGCGGCAAGACGGCGTGGAATCAAGACCCGCTGGCCGATCGGCAGCGGGGTACCCTCCGAATACTGATTGGCTTGGGTCAGAGACCACAGCGGTACCTGGTTGAATGCCGCGAGCTTCTCCAGCGTGTCGCCCGACCGCGTCATTTGCGGCATGCCGCTGTCCCATAGTTCAACCGGTGCATCGGGAGGGACCACGTAGCGAAGCGGCATCGCTTCTCCACCGGCAGGGGCAGGGATCGCCGCGAGTTGCGCAATCGCCGCCACCAATTGCTGGTGGATTGAATCCATCTTGTCGATGTTGATGTGGGTGACTTCCTCGTGCTGTTTCAGGTCGAAGCTGGCGTAGTGTCCCTGATAGCCTGGCTCCGCCACCACATCGCCGCCGCCCAATACGCTGTCCGACAGGAAAACGTTGATGAACCGCTCGACGTTCAGCGGCACCTTAGGGGTTGCGTGGGCCGGATCGATGGTGACGACGAGGCTCACCTGGATATTTTCGGCCTTCAGGATTCCCGCGAACGTCACGGCGCAAAGTCCGCCCATCGAATGACCGATCAGGACGATCGGGGCGGCATTCTCTCTGTAGTCACGGATCGCCTGATCGGCGATCAGCCGGCAAATGGTGAATTCGTAGACGTCGGCCCGGATACCGGCTGCCTGGAGGCGCTCGGTCAGGCGGTCCATCCCGCGCGAAAAGATCGGGCCGAGGGCGCCCCGGAACAGGTAGACGCGCGGCGGTGGCTGGGTCGCGACCGGCGGCGCCGGCGGGGCAGACGTCGTAGCCGCATCGGACGACCGCGGGGCCGGACCGGCCTGCGCCGGATCGCAACTGAGCGAGAAGACGAAGGTGGAAAGGGCCGTCCAGATCGCCACGGCGGCAACCTGCGTCGGACTGCTCATGCGCGCTCCATTCGCGATTCCAAGCGTAAGTACACCCCAACGCGCCCAGCCGCGTAGGGTGATCTATCGTCGAGGAATAGGCAGAATTTGCGGCACGCGGGGGCTTCGGCGACAGTTCTGGAACCCGGCGGGTCGCGCTACTGACGTACCGCCGCCGTGTTGGCGATCCCAGCGCGCGCCGCGCCGGCCGCGCCAGGCTGCCGCGGCTTCTGGATACGCGACGCCGGCGCAGATCGGCCGAAGACGACCGCGTCGATCTCGCTGATCACCTTCCGCTGCATGATCTGGTTCTTCTCGATCGACATGTGCCCGACGCCGGGAACGTCCTGGACGTTGATATTCTCGAGCTTGCCCTGCAATTGCGCGGTCCTCGCGACCGGCTCGCCGTTGCCGTTGGCGATGTAGAAGTTGACGTAACGTCCCACCCGTCCGGAGAGCTTGGTGCGAAACACCGAGTCCAGGCCGATGGCCAGCTTCACCGGCGCGCCAAGCTGATCCAGCCTGGCGACCATGTCGGGCAGCGCGGTCGCGCCCGAGGAATGGCCGACCAGGATGATCGTTTTGATCCGGCCGCTCTTGTATGCGAGGGCCGCTTCGTCGGCGAGCGACGACCATGAGGCGAAGTTCGCGACGGTAACCGGGATGCCTTGCGCGCGCAGTTGTGCCGCAATGTCATCCAGTCCCAGCGAAAAGATATTGAGCACGCCGCGGAGCAGATACACGTGCGCAGTCGAGGCCGCAGATACCGAATTCGGTGCTGCCGATGCGGGACACGCGCCGATCAGCAGGAGCAGCAGGAGCGCGATCGCATGCACGCGAGGCCACGATCCCTGGCCGGGAAGGGATAACCAGCGACGATATGGCCTCATTGCGCTCCTCGACGAACTGCGAAATGTTTGCCGGACGGTAGCGCCCGTGCGTTCGGAACTGCAACAAATGTGGCGTAAGCGGCTGCAATTTACCGATAGGACGTGTCTCCGCCGCAACACCAGCTCCAACATTCTTTACGGTTTTCGCCGGGTGGCCAGGCAGGACGAAGTCGGGCCTTGGGGCGATAATGCTGAGAGATTCTGGTCGTTGGAACTGCGAGGGCCGAAGGCGCTCCTTCATTCAGAGATCGTCATTCAGAGATCGTGCGATGAGCGGTACCGAAGCGCAACAGACGATCACTATCGAATGCCAAAAGGCAAAATGAAATGAGGGAACCGGCCAGACTCAAGTTAGAGTCCGTGCAGTTGGAATTTGGCAGGGGGGCTGCAATGCCATACTTCAATTTTGATCTCGTCATCGGTGCAGAGTTCAAAAACCAGGGCGGCATGTTTCTTGAAAATAGGGAAAACGCGATCGACAAGGCGGAGAGCCTCGCAAGCGAGCTTTGTATCGTTCGTCCAGACCTGTGTTCCACCGGCTGTGCCGTGCGTGTGACCGACGGAGACTCTAACGAACTCTACCGCACTCCGCTCGAGGTTAGCGGCCGCGGATGAAATCGCGCCGCCGTGCACGATGCGCGCGCAATCGAGATCGAT includes:
- a CDS encoding Mpo1-like protein; amino-acid sequence: MGSYFRRQLADYVEYHRDPWNCAMHVFGILFLFQAAVLPLSLWPITILGFQTSAAAIAVIPVLIYWFLLDFALGAAILAAAIVLLSAAGAIVGHVTTAGMWSLTAVLIVIGVSAQIVGHRVFEQRQPALVDNPTHLLLGPMFVMAKLFIALGFRRDLALIIQGHTQVVQS
- a CDS encoding isoprenylcysteine carboxylmethyltransferase family protein, which gives rise to MNNLSQGVAFVLSGWTTTWPTQLLAIIWILWVSSWVAASFWSGQTKKNVMSSDSLKYRSLIYLGAILFLPLTGKLLGEKPLWQFGSTGIYLLTCLVLAGISFTWWGRLHLGRFWSNAITHKEGHQVIDTGPYGLVRHPIYTGLIAGMLVTGIAVGTVTAMLGAALISLGMALKARMEEGFLTAELGEDAYGAYCRRVPMLIPFT
- a CDS encoding LysM peptidoglycan-binding domain-containing protein; amino-acid sequence: MSSPTQVAAVAIWTALSTFVFSLSCDPAQAGPAPRSSDAATTSAPPAPPVATQPPPRVYLFRGALGPIFSRGMDRLTERLQAAGIRADVYEFTICRLIADQAIRDYRENAAPIVLIGHSMGGLCAVTFAGILKAENIQVSLVVTIDPAHATPKVPLNVERFINVFLSDSVLGGGDVVAEPGYQGHYASFDLKQHEEVTHINIDKMDSIHQQLVAAIAQLAAIPAPAGGEAMPLRYVVPPDAPVELWDSGMPQMTRSGDTLEKLAAFNQVPLWSLTQANQYSEGTPLPIGQRVLIPRRLAAPVATSMAARPKR
- a CDS encoding urease accessory protein; its protein translation is MFGILGLGFLLGMQHALEADHIAAVSSIAARRSHVADIVKHGLTWGLGHTLTLFVFAGAAILLGRAIPETVARPLETAVGLMLVGLGVHVLWRLWRDRVHFHRHGHADGTVHFHAHSHAGETAPHARNVHAHDHGFRWRTLLVGLMHGMAGSAALLVLAVTQASSPMAGLGYIALFGIGSMIGMGALSTVIAVPLAISARSLTWANRALQGAVGLATVAIGITTVVETVAA
- a CDS encoding NAD-dependent epimerase/dehydratase family protein yields the protein MTHVLVTGGSGFIGKHLVAALIAKGERVRALDLQPPSRILPQVEHISGSVLDRDLVHRAMEGVEQVYHLAGLPGMWLPRKADFHTVNCGGTEIVIETARQRGIKRLLHCSTESILFRASPSMVPVPDDALLPDDMPGPYTRSKMLADRLALQAAASGYPVVIGCPTMPIGPHDHNVTPPTAMLRYFLDRRLQLHLDFVVNLVDVRDAAEGLILAMERGQAGHRYVLGGESMRLEQILEIMAEISGRRARRIQVNGKVAEMVTAVLEFIADHVTRRSPSGTAEGVRIALRAGALSIEKAQRELGYAPGPVEPVLRETIAHLLGAGDNQREWSPTANTRPRTFDAKPRLDG
- a CDS encoding Bug family tripartite tricarboxylate transporter substrate binding protein, giving the protein MKRRDFLAGSAASSLAAITGKVFAQTGPLTKIIFPFAAGGGGDALCRLLAQHIAPSLDRNMIVENRTGGDGLIGIKAVKGASPDGTTILVTTGPTMYLLPMVETTPSFDAAKDFVPVSQLVRFEFCVFVGKAVPPEVKDFKQFVAWLKANPDNATFGVPSNGTIPHFTGSRLEEALGLKLTRVAYRGSAPIINDLVGGHMPFAISTLTDAIPQHRAGNIRILAVGSAQRSPFLPEAPTLRESGVDLVADGWYGMWLPAGASPDFAKKLSEAVAAALGKAEVKEKLAAIGLIPVGSTPEGLTQELAANTAFWQPIVKATGYKITN